The following proteins come from a genomic window of Aptenodytes patagonicus chromosome W, bAptPat1.pri.cur, whole genome shotgun sequence:
- the LOC143172049 gene encoding zinc finger protein 462-like isoform X3 codes for MEVLQCDGCDFRAPSYEDLKAHIQDVHTAFLQPTDVSEENPSQPRSGSMNASNQTEIEFSSVKDEFTIADEIAGQNTTTQMGTGSYYSQSQSFYGQHMAPNPKPTNKFFQCKFCVRYFRSKNLLIEHTRKVHGAQVGGSSVGSHTAGSLNYNIMMHEGFGKVFSCQFCTYKSPRRARIIKHQKMYHKNNLKESLTPTATSAVSELTSASAPVQEPCKELPAEVVERSILESMVKPLTKSRGNFCCEWCSYQTPRRERWCDHMMKKHRSMVKILSSLRQEQDRTSAPDVQSKSAQNASPNSNYISMNITGRDMLNADVSNFRSSMGNSLIRPNSSISSKFSSVSYPQMKSKLPHNSGIVNLSDRSRYGVADMTNSSADLETNSMLNDSSSDEELNEVDSENGLNSVDHQTSGISAEQLMGSDGNKLLETKGIPFRRYMNRFQCPFCPFLTMHRRSISRHIENIHLSGKTTVYKCDECPFTCKSSLKLGAHRQCHAGTTSDWDTVNSQSENIVSSLNDNTVSYESGNINGRKSAGMMETVQQQQQQLPQPHSQHPYKCTMCNYSTTTLKGLRVHQQHKHSFCDNLPKYDGLPSNIPQESEADALTSVSTVKKSQTSILGLSSKNSFVAKVTRKLSNDCPLDLSPVKKRTRIDEIASNLQSKINQNKQQEDAVINVEDDEEEEEDNEVEIEVELDREEEQTEPMVEVSSSYAPQQMWGRETNDSQKDANFRNMHHDYNSTNGAEIELTLSEDEEDYFSSINMKDQQSPNASVLGSQTNMYGPDQNNENVEINDSGRLYYCKHCDFSNKSARSVSTHYQRMHPYIKFSFRYILDPNDHSAVYRCLECYIDYTNFEDLQQHYGEHHPEAMNVLNFDHSDLIYRCRFCSYTSPNVRSLMPHYQRMHPTVKINNAMIFSSYVVEQQEGLNTESQTLREILNSAPKTMATSTPVAHGTTVPASFNKSATKSFSPECENQKAPSVNSVVVYDCDVCSFASPNMHSVLVHYQKKHPEEKASYFRIQKTMHIASVDRGSALAQMSFEMGVSVSSKLSNLASQPPPPPPLPPDLAPELYYCKHCSYSNRSVVGVLVHYQKRHPEIKVTAKYIRQAPPTAAMMKADELPPGIQKLPVSVQQLSRGSSESSVNPLENEMFFCQHCDYGNRTVKGVLIHYQKKHRDFKANADVIRQHTATIRSLCDHNQKKSSGSMPAHTSSTEQDKTKLRALKCRQCSYTSPYFYALRKHIKKDHPNLKATVMSILRWAFLDGLIEAGYHCEWCIYSHTEPSGLLVHYQRRHPEHYVDYTYMATKLWAGPDPSPPTLVMPTEAKTYKCRDCIFEASSIWDITNHYQAFHPWAMNGDESVLLDIIKEKDAAEKIDTQLDEVRARINSENQVTSQMDQDVEDPSLSQEKTVQLASANPAISSTPYQCTVCQSEYNNLHGLLTHYGKKHPGMKVKAADFAQDIDINPGAVYKCRHCPYINTRIHGVLTHYQKRHPSVKVTAEDFVHDVEQSNDIAQNDIEETSRIFKQGYGAYRCKLCPYTHGTLEKLKIHYEKYHNQPEFDVFAQSPPKVSASVEPDMVTEIKASPEIAADGVGEVSISAPHFSSSHLVSHTVFRCQLCKYFCSTRKGIARHYRIKHNNVRAQPEGKNNLFKCALCSYTNPIRKGLAAHYQKRHDIDAYYTHCLAASRTVSDKPNKVIIPSPPKDDTPQLSEELRRAVEKKKCSLCSFQSFSKKGIVSHYMKRHPGVFPKKQHASKLGGYFTAVYADEHEKSTPAEERNDFEKPEVESEAQETEWLPFRCIKCFKLSFSTAELLCMHYTDHHSKDLKRDFTILGSGTRSHNAVYQCKHCDTKLHSMAELTSHLNSHNEEFQKRAKRQERRKQLLSKQKYADGAFTDFKQERAFGHLEDASKLKEKKVVGYKCKFCVEVHPTLRAICNHLRKHVQYGNVSSVSATVKQEAEDSSSTTLEGFEGAKDPGTVEFTEAESGASLEDETRPGGYHCSQCDRVLMSMQGLRSHERSHLALAMFTREDKYSCQYCSFVSAFRHNLDRHMQTHHGHHKPFRCKLCPFKSSYNSRLKTHILKAHAGEHAYKCSSCAFSTMTISQLKEHSLRVHGKALTLPRPRVVSLSASLGYHTSKNHTSAEEVEDSNDSSYSEPPDVQQQLNHYQSAALARNNNISRIPLSGNAAGVEKTEAILNCEFCEFSSGYIQSIRRHYRDKHGGKKLFKCKDCSFYTGFKRAGCSY; via the exons ATGGAGGTGCTGCAGTGTGATGGCTGTGATTTCCGAGCTCCATCCTATGAAGACCTAAAAGCTCACATTCAGGATGTTCatactgcttttctgcagccaaCAGATGTCTCTGAGGAAAACCCTAGCCAGCCAAGGTCTGGCTCCATGAATGCTAGCAACCAGACTGAGAttgaattttcttctgtaaaggaTGAATTTACAATTGCAGATGAAATAGCAG GGCAAAATACAACAACTCAGATGGGGACTGGAAGTTATTATAGCCAGAGCCAAAGTTTTTATGGTCAACATATGGCTCCAAATCCTAAACCAACCAACAAGTTTTTCCAGTGCAAATTCTGTGTGCGTTACTTCCGATCTAAAAACCTCCTCATAGAGCACACCCGCAAGGTTCATGGAGCACAAGTTGGGGGGAGCTCAGTAGGGTCACACACTGCTGGATCCTTAAATTACAACATCATGATGCACGAGGGGTTTGGCAAAGTTTTCTCTTGCCAGTTCTGCACCTACAAATCACCAAGGCGCGCAAGGATTATTAAGCACCAGAAAATGTATCACAAAAACAATCTGAAGGAGAGTTTGACTCCTACTGCTACCTCTGCTGTATCTGAATTGACATCTGCTTCTGCGCCAGTGCAGGAACCCTGCAAGGAATTGCCTGCAGAGGTGGTAGAACGGAGCATTTTGGAGTCCATGGTCAAGCCTCTAACAAAGTCCAGAGGCAACTTTTGCTGTGAATGGTGCAGTTACCAGACACCTCGAAGGGAGCGCTGGTGTGACCATATGATGAAGAAGCACCGCAGCATGGTAAAAATACTGTCAAGTTTGAGGCAGGAACAAGACAGAACCAGTGCACCTGATGTGCAGAGTAAGAGTGCCCAGAATGCCTCCCCAAACTCTAATTACATCTCTATGAATATAACAGGACGTGATATGTTGAATGCTGATGTCTCAAACTTCAGAAGCTCTATGGGCAATTCCCTTATCAGGCCCAACTCTTCTATATCCTCTaagttttcttctgtgtcttaTCCTCAAATGAAGTCTAAATTACCTCACAACTCGGGCATAGTTAATTTGTCTGACAGATCCCGCTATGGAGTTGCTGACATGACAAATTCTTCTGCTGACTTGGAAACAAACAGTATGCTAAATGACTCCAGCTCAGACGAAGAGCTAAATGAAGTGGACAGCGAGAATGGCTTGAACTCTGTGGACCACCAGACTTCAGGAATATCTGCAGAGCAACTGATGGGATCTGATGGCAACAAGCTGTTGGAAACGAAAGGGATTCCCTTTAGAAGATACATGAACAGGTTCCAATGTCCTTTTTGCCCTTTCCTCACAATGCACCGCCGAAGCATATCCCGTCACATTGAGAATATCCACCTGTCTGGGAAGACAACTGTATACAAATGCGATGAATGCCCTTTCACCTGTAAGAGTTCATTAAAGCTTGGAGCTCATAGGCAATGTCATGCAGGTACAACATCAGACTGGGACACTGTGAATTCTCAGAGTGAAAACATTGTCTCCTCTTTGAATGACAACACAGTTTCTTATGAAAGTGGAAATATAAACGGAAGGAAGTCAGCTGGGATGATGGAAACagtgcagcagcaacagcagcagttgcCTCAACCCCATTCACAGCATCCTTATAAGTGCACAATGTGTAACTATTCTACCACTACTTTGAAAGGCCTCAGAGTTCATCAGCAGCACAAGCACTCATTTTGTGACAACTTACCAAAATATGATGGACTGCCATCCAACATCCCACAAGAGAGCGAGGCAGATGCTCTCACCTCTGTCAGCACAGTGAAGAAAAGCCAGACCTCAATTCTTGGTCTCTCGTCTAAAAATAGCTTTGTTGCTAAGGTCACTCGGAAGTTATCAAATGACTGCCCTTTGGATCTCTCACCAGTGAAGAAAAGAACTAGAATTGATGAAATAGCAAGCAACCTGCAgagcaaaataaaccaaaacaaacagcaagaaGATGCTGTGATTAATGTAGaggatgatgaggaagaggaggaagataaTGAGGTGGAGATAGAAGTGGAATTAGACAGAGAAGAAGAACAAACAGAACCAATGGTGGAGGTTTCTAGTTCTTATGCACCCCAGCAAATGTGGGGGAGAGAGACTAATGATTCCCAGAAGGATGCAAACTTCAGAAACATGCATCATGATTATAATTCCACCAATGGAGCAGAGATCGAGCTCACTTTATCTGAAGATgaggaagattatttttcttccattaacatGAAAGACCAACAGAGCCCTAATGCCTCTGTTCTGGGAAGCCAGACAAATATGTATGGCCCTGATCAGAACAACGAAAATGTGGAGATTAACGACTCTGGCAGGCTTTACTATTGTAAACACTGTGATTTTAGCAACAAATCTGCCAGGAGTGTTAGCACCCACTACCAACGGATGCACCCCTACATAAAATTCAGCTTTAGGTATATCTTGGATCCCAATGATCACAGTGCAGTATACAGATGTCTTGAGTGTTATATTGACTATACGAACTTTGAAGACCTGCAGCAACACTATGGAGAGCATCACCCTGAAGCTATGAATGTATTGAACTTCGATCACTCTGATCTGATCTACCGCTGTCGCTTCTGTTCTTACACTAGCCCAAATGTTAGAAGCCTGATGCCGCATTACCAAAGAATGCATCCAACAGTGAAAATTAACAATGCGATGATATTTTCAAGCTATGTTGTTGAGCAGCAAGAGGGGCTAAACACAGAGTCTCAGACACTGAGAGAGATCTTGAATTCTGCTCCAAAAACTATGGCAACCTCCACCCCTGTGGCTCATGGGACTACTGTGCCAGCAAGTTTTAACAAAAGTGCCACAAAGAGTTTTAGTCCTGAATGTGAAAATCAGAAGGCACCTTCGGTCAATTCTGTGGTTGTTTATGACTGTGATGTGTGCTCATTTGCAAGCCCTAACATGCATTCAGTTCTGGTGCATTACCAGAAAAAACACCCTGAAGAAAAAGCATCATATTTCAGAATTCAAAAGACCATGCATATAGCTTCTGTTGATaggggctctgccctggctcaAATGTCTTTTGAGATGGGGGTGTCTGTCTCCTCAAAACTGTCCAACTTGGCTTCTCAACCTCCACCTCCCCCACCACTGCCCCCAGACCTTGCTCCTGAACTCTACTATTGCAAACACTGTTCATACAGCAACCGTTCAGTTGTGGGAGTGCTTGTCCACTACCAGAAAAGGCATCCAGAAATAAAGGTCACTGCCAAGTACATCAGGCAGGCACCCCCTACTGCGGCAATGATGAAGGCTGATGAGCTGCCACCTGGGATTCAGAAACTGCCAGTATCAGTGCAGCAGTTGAGCCGGGGCAGTTCTGAGAGCTCTGTGAATCCCCTTGAGAACGAAATGTTCTTCTGCCAGCACTGCGATTATGGAAACCGGACTGTGAAAGGTGTGCTCATTCATTATCAAAAGAAGCATCGTGATTTCAAAGCCAACGCAGATGTGATTAGGCAGCATACAGCCACCATTAGAAGCCTTTGTGATCATAACCAGAAGAAATCATCTGGCAGCATGCCTGCTCACACCTCCAGCACTGAACAGGACAAGACAAAGTTGAGAGCCCTCAAATGCAGGCAGTGTAGCTACACATCACCTTACTTCTATGCGTTAAGGAAGCATATTAAGAAAGACCACCCGAATCTGAAGGCCACGGTCATGTCCATTCTGAGATGGGCATTTTTGGATGGCTTGATAGAAGCTGGTTATCACTGTGAATGGTGCATTTATTCACATACAGAACCAAGTGGTTTGCTTGTGCATTACCAAAGGAGACATCCTGAACATTATGTTGACTATACATATATGGCAACTAAACTCTGGGCAGGTCCGGATCCTTCCCCTCCTACCCTAGTGATGCCAACAGAGGCAAAGACCTATAAATGCAGAGACTGCATTTTTGAAGCATCTTCCATTTGGGATATTACTAATCACTACCAGGCTTTTCACCCTTGGGCTATGAATGGGGATGAATCTGTATTGTTAGATATCATTAAGGAGAAAGATGCTGCTGAGAAAATTGACACACAGCTTGATGAAGTTAGGGCCAGGATTAATTCTGAAAACCAGGTAACATCACAGATGGACCAGGATGTGGAGGACCCCAGCCTTTCCCAGGAAAAAACTGTTCAGCTGGCTTCTGCAAACCCTGCCATCTCCTCCACTCCATATCAGTGTACAGTTTGCCAGTCTGAGTACAATAACTTGCATGGTCTCCTGACACATTATGGCAAAAAGCATCCTGGCATGAAAGTGAAAGCTGCTGACTTTGCACAGGACATAGACATTAACCCAGGGGCTGTGTACAAATGCAGACATTGCCCATACATTAACACACGCATTCATGGTGTCCTCACACATTACCAGAAACGGCACCCATCAGTAAAGGTCACTGCTGAAGACTTTGTGCATGATGTGGAACAGTCGAATGACATCGCCCAGAATGACATAGAAGAGACCAGTAGAATTTTCAAGCAAGGCTATGGTGCATACCGGTGCAAACTATGCCCTTACACCCATGGCACACTGGAGAAGCTCAAAATTCACTATGAGAAATACCATAATCAGCCTGAATTTGATGTTTTTGCTCAGTCACCGCCAAAGGTGTCTGCCTCAGTGGAGCCAGACATGGTAACTGAAATCAAGGCCTCCCCAGAAATTGCTGCTGATGGTGTTGGAGAAGTCTCTATCTCAGCACCTCATTTCTCCAGTTCTCACTTAGTGTCTCACACAGTGTTCCGGTGTCAGCTCTGCAAATACTTCTGTTCTACCCGGAAGGGGATAGCCAGGCACTACCGCATCAAACATAATAACGTTCGGGCACAACCAGAAGGCAAGAACAACCTCTTCAAGTGTGCTTTGTGTTCCTACACCAACCCTATCCGCAAAGGGCTTGCAGCACACTACCAGAAAAGGCATGACATTGATGCTTACTACACTCATTGTTTAGCAGCCTCCAGGACAGTAAGCGACAAACCCAATAAAGTGATCATTCCATCTCCTCCCAAAGATGACACTCCTCAGTTAAGTGAGGAGCTGAGGAGGGctgtggaaaagaagaaatgctcGCTTTGTTCCTTTCAATCTTTTAGCAAAAAAGGTATTGTGTCCCACTACATGAAACGTCACCCTGGTGTTTTTCCTAAGAAGCAGCATGCGAGCAAGCTGGGGGGTTACTTCACTGCCGTGTATGCTGATGAACATGAAAAGTCAACTCCAGCTGAGGAAAGGAATGACTTTGAAAAGCCTGAGGTGGAGAGCGAGGCTCAGGAAACTGAGTGGCTTCCCTTCAGATGCATAAAATGTTTCAAGCTATCCTTCAGCACAGCAGAGTTGCTGTGCATGCATTACACTGACCACCACAGCAAGGATTTGAAGAGAGACTTTACCATACTGGGAAGTGGCACCCGCTCTCATAATGCTGTCTACCAGTGCAAGCACTGTGATACTAAATTGCATAGCATGGCAGAGCTGACCTCACACTTGAATAGTCACAATGAGGAATTCCAGAAGCGTGCCAAACGTCAGGAGAGGAGGAAACAGCTTTTGAGCAAGCAGAAATATGCAGATGGTGCTTTTACAGATTTCAAACAAGAGAGG GCTTTTGGACACTTGGAAGATGCTTCAAAACTTAAGGAGAAGAAAGTAGTTGGCTACAAATGTAAATTTTGTGTAGAAGTTCATCCAACACTTCGAGCCATCTGTAATCATCTCCGTAAGCATGTCCAGTATGGGAATGTTTCTTCTGTGTCAGCTACAGTAAAG CAGGAAGCTGAAGATTCTTCAAGCACAACTTTGGAGGGTTTTGAGGGAGCCAAAGACCCTGGCACTGTGGAATTTACAGAAGCTGAATCTGGAGCATCCTTGGAAGATGAAACCAGGCCTGGGGGCTACCACTGCAGCCAGTGTGACCGGGTTTTGATGTCTATGCAGGGTCTGCGATCTCATGAGAGGAGTCACTTGGCTCTGGCCATGTTTACCCGGGAAGACAAGTACAGCTGCCAGTATTGCTCCTTTGTCTCTGCTTTCAGGCACAA TCTGGATCGCCATATGCAGACTCATCATGGACACCATAAGCCATTCCGTTGCAAGCTCTGTCCATTCAAGTCCTCTTACAATAGCCGCTTGAAAACCCATATACTCAAAGCTCATGCTG